The Primulina tabacum isolate GXHZ01 chromosome 16, ASM2559414v2, whole genome shotgun sequence genome window below encodes:
- the LOC142529576 gene encoding LOB domain-containing protein 27-like, protein MTLKSGSGQACAACKYQRRRCTSECVLAPFFPADQPKMFQNVHRLFGVKNIVNTLRELDPDQKAIAMKSMKFHATMRDKYPVYGCLVEIQQLAYKIQLAEEELQAVLQQLAYYRQNQQQEMSSTNDYLSQLQLGVAPPAENSAMPVLRQENIPADYGSVRAALPVATYSNADYLDSRESNGLWIQQQFGNVENENPDQWSCNHS, encoded by the coding sequence ATGACCCTAAAGAGTGGCTCCGGCCAGGCTTGCGCCGCGTGCAAGTACCAAAGGCGGAGATGCACCTCCGAATGCGTCCTCGCCCCGTTCTTCCCCGCGGATCAGCCAAAGATGTTCCAAAACGTGCACCGGTTGTTCGGGGTGAAGAACATCGTCAACACGTTGAGAGAACTCGACCCAGATCAGAAAGCCATCGCCATGAAGTCCATGAAATTCCATGCCACCATGCGTGATAAGTACCCCGTTTACGGGTGCTTGGTAGAGATACAACAGCTCGCATATAAGATTCAGCTCGCGGAGGAGGAACTTCAGGCAGTCCTGCAGCAACTGGCATATTATCGACAGAATCAGCAGCAAGAGATGTCGTCGACGAACGACTACCTGTCGCAGTTGCAGTTAGGGGTCGCGCCACCTGCCGAAAATTCCGCGATGCCGGTTTTACGGCAGGAGAATATCCCCGCGGACTACGGTTCTGTTAGAGCAGCACTGCCTGTCGCAACATATTCGAACGCTGATTATTTAGATTCCAGGGAGAGTAATGGTTTGTGGATTCAACAGCAATTTGGTAATGTTGAAAATGAGAATCCAGATCAATGGTCATGCAATCACAGTTGA